The following proteins are co-located in the Polystyrenella longa genome:
- a CDS encoding DEAD/DEAH box helicase, whose translation MALSDILESQFRGDIRFRGASFLETERVAISRATADNIFGTVRDSPSSVEFQTQISRADNGVKLFCSCSTHLDKPSCRHLWATILAAEQEGIIPGALRPGFFPPFNGTEVEFQLSNDDEWDDEPDIGQLMSGLSTSKKETTVVDPPRKRTRPWETDLLKIREALLTRHETSRGPSKSREILYELDLESSRASGALMVQTSQRQRRADNTWGKEKPLKLKLSQLSDVENSLDRKILTYLLGGTPEKAGAPSNQADTQFLAFRFAISYELCDLLLPMLAESERFRLLDAPVSNPICWQPDRIWDFSIEMQTNDDGDWELLGELERDGKRMPLSQADLLIPGGLVLIGNKLSKLRDYDAFEWMEIFQQEGKFIIPSDDEKDFVNLLYEIPEVPRLHIPSELKLEEVTGTPKFILRLTTPSGRRWKNETLRGNVQFDYDDTIVEARHRNWAIVDRDAEVCLVRNREHEEKAFIQLQSAGFRRVLMGANQKSDVEIPPAHLGTAVRKLMEDNWQVLADDKKVRQSGNLTFRVDTNIDWFELHADFDFDGKLASFPELLSAIARGDNTIRLDDGSLGIIPEEWARQFGLLANLGVSEEEHMKFDKNQVGLLDALLSSQDSVSYDDQFATLKERFKSFEGVETALAPEEFIGDLRGYQREGLGWLSFLQEFNFGGCLADDMGLGKTVQLLALLSKWHKQPQKQPPSLIVVPKSLMFNWKSEALRFTPDLKVMEYAGLDREPLLEEFENFDLVLTTYGTTRRDVMKLRERQFSYIVLDEAQTIKNPGSQVAKAVRLLNAKHRIALSGTPIENHLGDLWSIFEFLNPGMLGRSSLFKAVSSGTGNEQTKMVLAKGLRPFILRRTKQEVASELPEKIEQTIYCEMDKEQNDLYDELRDHYRDSLLGMIAEQGISKSKMHVLEALLRLRQAACHPGLLNKSHRARASAKLKVLIPQLEELAAEGHKALVFSQFTSMLSIVKDHLDKQNIKYEYLDGKTRKREECVNRFQEDPDCPVFLISLKAGGLGLNLTAAEYVFLLDPWWNPAVEAQAIDRAHRVGQTKQVFAYRLICRNTVEEKISELQSKKRDLAEAILEAEGSLMSNLTTEDLEMLLS comes from the coding sequence ATGGCATTGTCAGACATCCTGGAGTCACAATTTCGAGGCGACATTCGTTTTAGGGGCGCTTCTTTTCTGGAAACAGAACGGGTCGCGATCTCCCGAGCCACCGCAGACAATATTTTCGGCACGGTTCGGGATTCCCCCAGCTCCGTCGAGTTTCAAACACAGATCAGTCGAGCCGACAACGGAGTCAAGCTCTTCTGCAGTTGTTCGACTCACCTCGACAAACCGAGCTGTCGCCACCTGTGGGCAACGATTCTCGCTGCCGAGCAGGAAGGTATTATCCCTGGGGCCTTGCGTCCCGGTTTCTTCCCTCCGTTCAATGGCACCGAGGTCGAATTCCAACTCTCCAACGACGACGAGTGGGATGATGAACCAGACATCGGTCAATTGATGTCCGGGTTGTCGACATCGAAGAAAGAAACGACCGTTGTCGACCCACCCAGAAAGCGAACTCGCCCCTGGGAAACGGACCTGCTCAAAATCCGTGAGGCGCTACTGACGCGGCACGAAACGTCGCGCGGCCCCAGTAAGTCTCGCGAAATCCTCTACGAGCTCGACCTGGAATCCTCGCGCGCATCGGGTGCACTGATGGTTCAAACCTCGCAGCGCCAACGTCGGGCTGATAATACTTGGGGCAAAGAGAAACCGCTCAAACTTAAATTGAGCCAGCTTTCCGATGTGGAAAACTCGCTTGACCGTAAAATTTTGACGTACTTGCTCGGCGGAACGCCGGAAAAAGCAGGTGCTCCCTCGAATCAGGCCGATACTCAATTCCTCGCTTTTCGGTTCGCCATCAGTTACGAACTATGCGATCTGCTGCTCCCCATGCTGGCGGAGTCGGAGCGATTCCGGTTACTTGATGCTCCTGTCTCAAACCCTATTTGCTGGCAGCCTGATCGCATCTGGGATTTCAGTATTGAGATGCAAACCAATGACGACGGTGACTGGGAACTGCTGGGTGAATTGGAACGGGATGGCAAACGGATGCCGCTTTCCCAAGCTGATCTCCTCATCCCAGGCGGCCTCGTTCTCATCGGAAATAAACTTTCCAAACTACGGGACTACGACGCATTCGAGTGGATGGAAATATTCCAGCAGGAAGGTAAGTTCATCATTCCCTCCGATGACGAAAAAGACTTCGTTAACCTGCTTTATGAAATCCCTGAGGTTCCCCGGTTACATATTCCTTCGGAACTGAAACTCGAAGAAGTCACTGGTACTCCTAAATTCATTTTGAGACTGACGACACCATCTGGACGTCGCTGGAAAAACGAGACTTTACGCGGAAATGTGCAATTCGACTATGACGATACGATTGTCGAAGCACGACACCGCAATTGGGCCATCGTCGACCGCGATGCGGAAGTCTGTCTGGTACGTAACCGGGAACACGAAGAGAAAGCATTCATCCAACTTCAATCGGCCGGATTCCGGCGAGTTTTGATGGGAGCCAATCAGAAATCAGACGTCGAAATTCCACCCGCCCATTTGGGAACAGCTGTTCGCAAGTTGATGGAAGATAACTGGCAGGTGCTCGCCGACGATAAGAAAGTTCGGCAATCGGGCAATCTGACTTTTCGCGTCGACACAAACATCGACTGGTTTGAACTGCATGCCGACTTCGATTTCGACGGCAAACTGGCCTCATTCCCAGAACTTCTCTCAGCAATCGCCCGAGGCGACAATACGATACGGCTGGACGATGGTTCCCTCGGGATTATTCCGGAAGAGTGGGCCCGTCAATTCGGGTTGCTCGCCAACCTGGGGGTCTCCGAAGAAGAACACATGAAGTTCGACAAGAACCAAGTCGGACTACTCGACGCCTTGCTTAGCTCACAGGATTCCGTCAGTTACGACGACCAGTTCGCAACTTTGAAAGAACGATTCAAATCGTTTGAAGGTGTGGAGACTGCGTTGGCACCGGAAGAATTCATCGGGGATCTTCGAGGATATCAGCGAGAAGGTCTGGGCTGGCTCAGCTTTTTACAGGAATTCAATTTTGGTGGTTGCCTGGCCGACGACATGGGTCTGGGTAAAACCGTCCAACTGCTCGCCTTATTGTCCAAGTGGCACAAACAACCTCAGAAACAACCTCCATCGTTGATTGTCGTCCCCAAATCGTTGATGTTTAACTGGAAATCAGAAGCACTCCGATTTACTCCCGACTTAAAAGTGATGGAATACGCAGGCTTGGACCGGGAACCACTGTTAGAAGAATTCGAAAACTTCGATCTCGTTCTCACAACATATGGAACAACTCGACGCGATGTCATGAAACTTCGTGAGCGACAATTCTCGTACATCGTGCTTGATGAGGCACAAACCATCAAGAACCCGGGCTCGCAGGTTGCGAAAGCGGTGCGGCTTCTCAATGCAAAGCATCGCATCGCTCTGTCAGGTACACCGATTGAGAACCATTTGGGTGACCTCTGGTCGATCTTCGAATTCCTCAATCCAGGGATGCTGGGACGCAGCTCTCTGTTCAAAGCGGTTTCGTCTGGAACAGGGAACGAGCAGACCAAAATGGTTCTCGCCAAGGGCCTGCGGCCATTCATTCTGCGACGAACCAAACAGGAGGTCGCCTCGGAACTTCCTGAAAAAATCGAACAGACCATTTACTGCGAAATGGACAAAGAACAGAACGATCTGTACGACGAGCTACGGGATCACTACCGCGATTCACTGCTGGGCATGATTGCGGAGCAGGGCATCTCGAAGTCAAAAATGCACGTACTGGAAGCGTTATTACGACTGCGACAGGCAGCTTGCCACCCAGGCTTGCTCAACAAATCGCATCGTGCCCGGGCCAGTGCCAAGCTCAAAGTGCTTATTCCTCAACTGGAGGAACTGGCGGCGGAAGGGCACAAAGCACTCGTCTTTTCTCAGTTCACGAGTATGCTCTCCATCGTCAAGGACCACCTCGACAAGCAGAACATCAAGTACGAATACCTCGATGGCAAAACCCGTAAACGCGAAGAGTGCGTGAACAGGTTCCAGGAAGATCCCGATTGCCCAGTCTTCCTGATCAGTCTGAAGGCAGGGGGCCTCGGTCTCAACCTGACGGCTGCCGAGTATGTCTTCCTGCTGGACCCCTGGTGGAATCCGGCTGTCGAAGCTCAGGCAATCGACCGGGCACACCGCGTCGGCCAGACGAAGCAGGTCTTCGCCTACCGGCTGATTTGTCGCAACACGGTCGAAGAGAAAATCTCCGAACTTCAATCGAAGAAACGAGACTTGGCCGAAGCCATCCTCGAAGCCGAAGGCAGCCTGATGTCGAACCTGACGACCGAAGATCTGGAGATGCTGCTCTCGTAA
- a CDS encoding lactate racemase domain-containing protein, translating to MNSTSVQTMSSEQVREWIVRNVSAADYRDKRVLLIVPDATRTAPLPLLFEALVDHLRPVVKKVDFLIALGTHPPMTETQICTLFGLSSEERTHRYGDVGIFNHEWDSEGQLSEIGVLTEEQTHQISDGLISMEVPVQINKRIHDYDCLTVVGPVFPHEVVGFSGGNKYFFPGISGPKLLNFFHWLGALITNVGIIGIKGTPVRKVVNIAAEMIPIERKCLTFVVAPDASLYGMFYGTPEEAWEQAADLSAQVHIIRKPKPYKQVLSCAPPMYDELWVAGKCMYKLEPVVEDGGELIIYAPHMHEISITHGHLIEEIGYHVRDYFTNQWDQFKHLPWGVIAHSTHVRGGGAYENGVEKPRVKLTLATGLSPHVCEKINVGYRDPATIDVESFANREDEGVLLVRKAGEQLYRLEE from the coding sequence ATGAATAGCACCAGCGTGCAGACCATGTCGTCCGAACAGGTCCGGGAATGGATTGTCCGAAATGTTTCAGCAGCCGACTACCGTGACAAACGCGTCCTGCTTATTGTTCCCGATGCCACCCGCACCGCACCCCTTCCCTTGCTGTTTGAGGCACTGGTTGATCACCTGCGTCCCGTCGTCAAGAAAGTCGATTTCCTGATCGCACTGGGGACTCACCCCCCGATGACCGAAACACAAATTTGCACGTTGTTCGGGCTGTCATCCGAGGAAAGAACCCACCGCTACGGTGATGTGGGCATTTTCAATCACGAGTGGGATTCTGAAGGCCAACTCTCCGAAATCGGTGTTCTGACCGAAGAACAGACACATCAGATTTCTGACGGGCTGATTTCGATGGAAGTCCCCGTTCAGATTAATAAACGAATTCACGACTACGACTGTCTGACGGTCGTCGGTCCTGTGTTTCCACACGAAGTCGTGGGCTTCTCGGGGGGGAATAAGTATTTCTTTCCCGGTATCTCCGGGCCGAAACTGCTTAACTTCTTCCATTGGCTTGGGGCTCTTATCACGAATGTTGGCATCATCGGTATTAAGGGGACGCCTGTCCGCAAAGTGGTGAATATCGCTGCTGAGATGATTCCTATCGAACGAAAATGTCTCACGTTTGTTGTTGCTCCAGATGCCAGTTTGTACGGAATGTTTTACGGCACTCCCGAAGAAGCCTGGGAACAGGCGGCCGATTTGTCTGCCCAGGTTCACATCATTCGCAAACCGAAGCCATACAAACAGGTCCTCTCTTGTGCCCCACCGATGTACGACGAATTGTGGGTTGCCGGAAAATGCATGTATAAGCTGGAGCCAGTGGTGGAAGATGGTGGCGAGCTGATTATTTACGCTCCCCACATGCATGAAATATCCATCACTCACGGTCATTTGATCGAAGAAATTGGCTACCACGTTCGAGATTACTTCACGAATCAGTGGGATCAGTTCAAACATCTCCCCTGGGGTGTAATCGCTCATTCAACACACGTTCGTGGTGGGGGAGCCTACGAGAACGGTGTGGAGAAACCTCGAGTCAAACTGACGTTGGCGACGGGGCTTTCTCCCCATGTCTGTGAGAAAATCAACGTGGGCTACCGCGATCCCGCTACTATCGACGTCGAATCTTTCGCAAACCGTGAAGATGAAGGCGTGCTGCTGGTCCGTAAAGCAGGCGAACAGCTCTATCGCCTCGAAGAATAA